The sequence taaaccgcaaaaaaatttcggttgcaaaaaactttaatttaaacacataaattctaacaaactgtcacatgaggacatgaaaaaaaattaataagacaccaaagaaaattcacaattcgataatgagttatttctaaaatttaatttacataatgaaaatataaataaaaaatctaaatcattggattaaaaataacatattataatgtgggtaggcagaaaaaaatcaaatactaatttacataatgaaattatatcattggataaaaataacatattataatgtgtgtagacataaaaaattaaatactaataatcacacatatttaaaatataaataaggagaaagaaaagaaatataaaGTAAGCAATTAATGTAAAGCAAGCAATCAATAAGGAGATAAATGGAAATTCACatatttacataatgaaaagataaataaaaaatttaaattattggattaaaaataacatattataatgtgggtattcataaaaaaaccaaatactaatttacataatgaaaagatatcattggataaaaataacatattataatgtgggtagacgtaaaacattaaatactaataatcatacatatttaaaatatgaataaggagaaagaaaatacacatttaaagtaagcaattaatgtaaaataagCAATTAATAAAGAGATAAAtgtaaattcacatataaagtcacatatttatatatatattaatgtatataatagataatagataatagatatatTAATTTCATGTTTAGTTagcttgaataattttttttaaagaaaaataataatttgttcagttttgaaaaatgtttgattacgattatatatatctaCAAGTTAATAATACTTTGCGCCCCCGACTGGAGAAGCCTTAGAAGGGAACTAAGTTACATCATCATACACTCTTGTTCAAGAAAAACagcattaaaatcatgaaacATCTTTAAAAATTTAGTTTCTGGAGGATTAAGAAGCAGATATTCCAGCAAGATTTTGAATAACTGTTGCATGCCATGGAATATTAGATAGTTGATGTATGAGATTGTCTATAGGGCCAACATGTGTAACATTAGGTTGAACGAAAATTCCAAGCATAGCCACCATTGCCAATCTTCCTGCAAACAAGAAAAATGGACAGCGAGTCGAAATTTGAAGGAAACTAAATGGCAGTGAAAAAGAGAACAAAATCAGTAAAGAAGCAAAAAAAGGAAGGAACCATTTTTAATCTCTTTAAGTTTCCATGCATGAGCATTCTTGATGTCTTTAGCAATGCCAAGAGGATTGAACAATCGACCACCAGGATACCTAACAACCATGGTTCGCAGTCACAGTCGTGGAGACCATCGCGGAGGTCACCGTTCTAGTTTTCATGACATTTCGCGGAACGGTCACggcatggattttttttaaaattaatataaattgaaaattttggaaaaatattttaaaatatgtaaataaaaataaatatcatttaaatagattacttgatgaaaacaatatagtaaatatattttttaaattttatttacgtCTTATTGAATCACAAAGCATATCTTTgttatatatcgaaattttcacAACCCTctcaaaattgaaatatattattaagaAAGTTTTGGGTTATAATCAATTaaacttttgaaaaattttaattagagGTACATATGTTAACCCAAATTGGAATCAAATTTCTTCAAAGCTTACTTTAGAGTTACATATTATTTAACAACAACAAAATAcatcaactaaaatcaatattttacaatcaatttaattattttattattacacaTTCTGATGAAAATTTCCCAATATAAATAGCTAAATCTCAGTGTAGTTCTTTCTTTGATGGATGGAGCAGGAAGCAGACTCGAGATTCACCATCTTAGATCAATTGATGTGCTTTCCAACGTTCCTAGTCAAACTATTGTTTACCAtattaatcaattaaattatattgtttGTGTATTCAAGTATTCCAGAATACTTTGCTCCCgtattcttttttttccttttaccATTTTGTTCTGTGTCGTTTCGTCGATCCTTGTCGTTTTACCGATAACACGATGTTTTCTATCTACGTAACGACGCTCCAAATTGTCATCGTTCACACCCCGGAACTTCGTCAAGTTGGGCCTCGTTCCCGTTCCGAAACGGCCGTTCCGATACCGTTTCAGAAAACCATGCTAACAACATATACAACTTGCAGCATATTATGAGAGCAGTCGTttcttaatttttaaatcttttcacaAAAGTATATGTTTCTTCGAAAAACTCATGTATCGGCCCCTTCTAGGCTTCTAAGAATATTCAGACAAGTATTATAGGGAGATAGATTACCCCGGCTCTAGCCCTTGTATTGCAGCTTCGATGCCAAATAAAGATCCCTCTTTGACTTGAGATCCAGGATGCATGAAATCCATGTATGTTTTGGTTTCAACAAACCTGCATGCGTACCAATGTTTAACAACAGAAATGGACTCTGTTCAAATATTCCAGCTGAAGAAAACGTAGATCAATTGGGGGTAGGATCA comes from Primulina huaijiensis isolate GDHJ02 chromosome 2, ASM1229523v2, whole genome shotgun sequence and encodes:
- the LOC140957104 gene encoding photosystem I chlorophyll a/b-binding protein 5, chloroplastic-like, whose amino-acid sequence is MDESNADLDDDNDEDIVGDVILLHVTGISNLQVWYEAGATRFDFASTKTLFIVQLLLMGFVETKTYMDFMHPGSQVKEGSLFGIEAAIQGLEPGYPGGRLFNPLGIAKDIKNAHAWKLKEIKNGRLAMVAMLGIFVQPNVTHVGPIDNLIHQLSNIPWHATVIQNLAGISAS